DNA sequence from the Hyalangium ruber genome:
TCAACGTCAGCGATGGCTCGGTGTTCGACCCCATCCAGGTCGTCGCCCCCAACACGCTGCCCAACTACGAGAAGGAGATCCTCCACCTCACCGCGGGCGCCTCCGTCGTGTGCCGGGGCACCCTCGTGCAGTCCCAGGGCAAGGGCCAGGCCTTCGAGGTCCAGGCCGACGAGGTGCAGGTGCTCGGGCTGGTGGATGACCCGGACACGTACCCCATCCAGCCCAAGCAGCACACGCTGGAGTTCCTGCGCGACGTGGCCCACCTGCGCGTGCGCACCAACACCTTCGGGGCCATCACCCGCGTGCGCCACTCGGCCATGCAGGCCATCCACCGCTTCTTCCACGAGGAGGGCTTCTTCTGGGTCAACACGCCCATCATCACCGCCAGTGACGCCGAGGGCGCCGGGCAGATGTTCCGCGTGTCCACCCTGGATGCCGTCAACCCGCCCCGCACGCCCGAGGGGAAGATCGACTGGCACAAGGACTTCTTCGGCAAGGAGGCCTACCTCACCGTCTCCGGCCAGCTGAACGTCGAGGCGTACTGCCTGGCCATGTCCAAGGTGTACACCTTCGGCCCCACCTTCCGCGCCGAGAACTCGAACACCACGCGCCACCTGGCCGAGTTCTGGATGATCGAGCCGGAGATCGCCTTCGCCAACCTCAACGACGACGCGGACCTGGCCGAGCGCTTCCTCAAGTACATCTTCAAGGCAGTGCTCAATGAGTGCGGGCCCGACCTGAAGTTCTTCGAGGAGCGCGTGCAGAAGGGCGTCACCGAGCGCCTGGAGAAGTTCATCAACTCCAGCTTCGAGCGCATCGACTACACCGCCGCCGTCGACATCCTGAAGAAGGCCACGCGGAAGTGGGACTACGCGCCCGAGTGGGGGAATGATCTCCAGACCGAGCACGAGCGCTACCTCACCGAGGAGCACGTCGGCCGGCCCGTGGTGGTGATGAACTACCCGGAGAAGATCAAATCCTTCTACATGCGCCTCAACGAGGACGGGAAGACCGTGGCGGCGATGGACGTGCTCGCTCCGGGCATCGGTGAAATCATCGGCGGCAGCCAGCGCGAGGAGCGCCTGGACGTGCTCGACAAGCGCATCGCCCAGTTCGGCCTCAAGCCCGACCACTATCAGTGGTACCGGGACCTGCGCCGCTACGGCACGGTGCCGCACGCCGGCTTCGGCCTCGGGTTCGAGCGCCTCATCGTCTACATCTGCGGCCTGCAGAACATCCGCGATGCCATCCCCTACCCGCGCGTGCCGGGCTCGGCGCAGTTCTAATCCACGCGCGGTTCCGAGAAGTGAAACGGCCCGGTGCTCCGCTGAGGGAACACCGGGCCGCGTCGTATCTGGAGTCCTGAGCGCTACGCCTTCGCGAGCTGGCGCAGCACGAACTGCAGGATGCCGCCGTGGCGGTAGTAGTCGAGCTCGTTCGGCGTGTCGATGCGGCACAGCGCCTTGAACTCCTTGGTGCCGTTCTCGCCCTCGGCCTTCACCGTCAGCGTCTTCTGCGGCGCCAGGTTCTCCGCGATGCCAGTGATGGAGAACTTCTCGTGGCCGGTCAGCCCCAGCGACTGCGCGTCCTGGCCCGCCTCGAACTGCAGCGGCAGCACGCCCATGCCCACCAGGTTCGAGCGGTGGATGCGCTCGAAGCTCTTGGCAATCACCGCCTTCACGCCCAGCAGCTGCGTGCCCTTGGCCGCCCAGTCACGGCTCGAGCCCGTGCCGTACTCGGCGCCCGCCAGCACCACCAGCGGCGTGCCCTCCTGCTGGTACTTCATCGACGCGTCGTAGATCGTCGTCCGCTCGCGGGTGGGGATGTGCACCGTCACGCCACCCTCCACCCCCGGAACCAGCAGGTTCTTCAGGCGGATGTTGGCGAAGGTGCCGCGCACCATCACCTCGTGGTTGCCGCGCCGCGCGCCGTACGAGTTGAAGTCCTTGGGCTCCACGCCCTCGGCCATCAGGTACTTCGCCGCCGGGCTGTTCTTGGCGATGTTACCCGCCGGCGAGATGTGGTCCGTCGTCACCGAGTCGCCCAGCAGCGCCAGCACGTGCGCCCCGCTGATGTCCTTGGGCGCCGAGGGCTCCTTCGGCAGGTTCTCGAAGAAGGGCGGCTTGCGCACATACGTGGACTTCGCATCCCACTGGAACGTGTTGCCCTTGCTCACCTGCAGCTTCTGCCAGAGCGTGTCGCCCTCCATCGCGTGGGCGTACTGCTGGCGGAACTGCTCCGGCTTCACCGCCGTGCGGATGACCTCGCGGATCTCCTCGTTCGTCGGCCAGATGTCCTTGAGGTACACCGGCTTGCCGTTGCGGTCGTGGCCCACGGGGTCGGTGTCCAGGTTGCGGTTCACGTCGCCAGCCAGCGCGTACGCCACCACCAGCGGCGGCGAGGCCAGGTAGTTCATGCGCACGTGCGGGTTGATGCGGCCCTCGAAGTTGCGGTTGCCCGACAGCACCGCCGCCACCACCAGGTCGCCCTCCGTCACCGCGTTGGCCACCGGGTCCGGCAGCGGGCCCGAGTTGCCGATGCACGTGGTGCAGCCGTAGCCCACCACGTGGAAGCCCACGCCCTCCAGGTACGGCAGGAGCCCCGACTCCTTGAGGTACTCCGTCACCACGCGGCTGCCCGGCGCCAGGCTCGTCTTCACCCACGGCTTGGAGTTCAGCCCGCGCTCCACCGCCTTCTTCGCCAGCAGGCCCGCGCCCACCAGCACCGCCGGGTTCGAGGTGTTGGTGCAGGAGGTGATGGCGGCGATGACCACCGCGCCGTGGCCCACCTTGTAGCTCTCGCTGCCCTGGCTCACCGTCACCGTCTGCTGCAGCCGCTCGGGAGGCACCGCCGCCGCCGGGGCCTTGGCCTTGCCGCCGCCCTCGTCGTCCTCGCCCTTGCTCTTGCCCGCCGCCAGCATCTCCACCAGCGACTTCTCGTACCCGCCCTTCATGTCCTTGAGGGGCACGCGGTCCTGCGGCCGCTTCGGGCCGGCGAGGCTCGGCACCACCGTGCCCAGGTCCAGCTCCAGCGTGTCGCTGAACACCGGCTCCGGCGCGCCCGCCGTGAGGAACAGGCCCTGCTCCTTGCAGTACGCCTCGGTCAGCGCCACCACGTCGTCGGGGCGGCCCGTGAAGCGCAGGTACGCCAGCGACTCCTCATCCACCGGGAAGAAGCCGATGGTGGCGCCGTACTCCGGCGCCATGTTCGCGATGGTCGCGCGGTCCGGCAGCGTGAGGCTCTTGAGCCCGCTGCCGTAGAACTCCACGAACTTGCCCACCACGCCCTTCTTGCGAAGCATCTGCGTCACGGTGAGCACCAGGTCCGTCGCCGTGGCGCCCGCTGGCAGGTTGCCGGTGAGCTTGAAGCCCACCACCTGCGGAATGAGCATGGTAATCGGCTGGCCCAGCAGCGCCGCCTCGGCCTCGATGCCGCCCACGCCCCAGCCCACCACGCCGATGCCGTTGATCATCGTCGTGTGGCTGTCGGTGCCCACCAGCGTGTCCGGGAAGGCCACGTTGCCCTGGCGGAACGTCACCTGGCCCAGGTACTCCAGGTTCACCTGGTGGCAGATGCCGATGTCCGGCGGCACCACCCGGAAGTTCTTGAACGCGTTGGAGCCCCAGCGCAGGAACGCGTAGCGCTCCTGGTTGCGGGAGAACTCCAGCTCCGCGTTCTCCTGCATCGCCGCCGTGGTGGCGAAGCTGTCGATCTGCACCGAGTGGTCGATGACCAGGTCGGCGGGGTTGCGCGGGTTGATCTTCGAGGCGTCGCCACCCATCGAGGCCAGCGCCTCGCGCATCGCCGCCATGTCCACCACCGCCGGCACGCCCGTGAAGTCCTGCAGCAGCACGCGCGCCGGGTGGAAGGAGATCTCCGTCTCCGGGGCCGCCTTCGGATCCCACGCCAGCATCTTCTCGATGTGCTCGCGCTTCACCACGCGCCCATCCTCATGGCGCAGCAGGTTCTCCAGCAGCACCTTGAGCGAGATGGGCAGGCGGTTCACCGCCGGGTTCGCCTTGGCCAGCTTGCCCAGGCTGAAGATGTCGTACGTCGCCGAGCCCACCTTGAGCTGGCTCTTCGTGCCGAAACTGTCCGTCATGTGCGTTCGCCGTCCTTCCGTATCCGCGGGGTCTTCTAGGCCCGCACCGGACGGCATGCAAACGCTTCTTCAGAGGATCTTTCGGAAGAAATACACCACCCGCTCCAGGAGTTTCTGCCACAGCGGACGGCGCCGGAATTCCGTGAGGTTTACCTCGCGGCAGCTCCCGCAGTCGTTGCGGAACGACTCCTCCACCGAGCGGCCCAGCCGCGGGTCGGCGAAGACCGCGTTCACCTCGTGGTTGAAGGCCAGGCTCAACCGTTCCAGGTTGAACGAGCCAATCGTCCCCCAGACCCCGTCCACCACCGCCGTCTTCGCGTGCAGCACCCCGCGCTGCCACTCGAAGATGCGCACCCCGGCCTCCAGCAGCCGCTCGTAGAAGGCCCGCGTGGCGTGCTCCAGGAACGGGTGGTCGCTGCGCCCGTTGAGCAGCAGGTGTACCTCCACCCCGCGCTGGGCCGCCTCTCTCAGCACCGCCACCATGCGCCGGTCGGGCACGAAGTAGGCCGCGGCGATGAGCACGCTGCGGCGTGCCCGGGCGATGGCGTGCAGATACGCCCGGTGAATGCTGCGCCGGCTGGAGAGCACCGACAGGCACACCCCACCCCTGGGCGGCCCCGGGCGCCGCAGCCGCAGCCGCAGCCGCCGCTGAAGCCTCAGCCGCATCCGATCGACGCCCTGCTGGAAGGCCATGCGCCAGGTGGCCAGGAAGCGCCGCTCCAGCTCATGCACCGCCGGGCCCTCAATCCTCAGCACGTCGTCGCGCCAGCCCCCGCCCTGCCCCACCGGCGCCCAGTGCGCGGAGATGTTCACCCCGCCCACGAAGGCCACCTCCCCGTCCACCACGAGGATCTTCCGGTGATCGCGCTGCAACAGGTGGCGCAGCCCCCGGTTCAGGCTGAAGGGCTTGAAGGGGCGGATGTCCACCCCGCGCTGGCGCAGCGCCTCGAAGAAGCCGCGGCGGCTCGTCCACGAACCGACCGCGTCATAGAGCACCTTCACATGCACGCCCCGCTCGGCCGCCTCGGCCAGCGCCTGGCCGAACAGCTCACCCACCGAGTCGGTGATGAACATGTACGTCTCGAGCCGCACGTAGCGCCGCGCGCCCCGGATGGCCTCCAGCATCGCCGGGTACGCCTCGACGCCGTCCCTCAGCAGCCGGCACGCGTTGCCCTGCAGCACGCTGTGGCTGCGCGGCAGGTAGTAGCGCGCCAGCAGCCGATTGGGGACGCTCGGACTCCAGACGACCCCATGATCTGGAACGGGACCGCTGCTCGGCTCGGCTCGCTCCTCCGCCGGCGCCGGTCGGTCCTCGATCCGTGCCAACCCCACCCGCTCGCTCCCCACCCCCTGCTCGTACATGGCAAGGAGAGGTTGCGGATGATCTCTCCGCCCGGCAACCCACGCTCCCCCAAAGGGGTGGTCAGGTGTGTCCGTTGGGAGACGACGTGGCTACATGCCCCATTCGTAGCGCTTCGCTTCCGCGAGCGAGGCGCACGGCTGGTCGAACTCGGGGAAGTACTCCCGGATGTAGTCGAGGGTGTGCTTGGCGCCGTTGAAGTTGCGCTGGTTGTAATAGCCCTCGGACTCGAGCAGGAGCTTGGAGCACGTCTTGTCGAGCTCCTGCTGCGCATCCTTCATCCGGTCGCGGGCCTCGAAGTAAAGGTCCGGCTTGGGCTCGGGGTGGGCCTCGAGCATCAGCCACGCCTCGCGGAAGGACTTCCAGGCCAGGTAGCGGTTGCGCGCGCCAACGTCCGCCCGCTCGAAGTTCTGCTTGCCGCGCATGTACGCCGTGCGCGCCTCGGAGATGAGCTGGTCCGGGGGCAGGTCCGGCAGCAGCGCCTTCTCGACCCACACGTTCCACAGGCGCCACTGGTCCTCGCCCGGAGGGTTCTTCGTGTTGTCGAAGGTGATGCGGTTGACCTCGCCCTTCTTGAGGATGTTGGGCGGAATCATCAGCTCCAGCGCGCGGTCGCGGCTGGCCAGCGTGTCCGGAGGCACCTGCCCCACGTCCACGCCGTTCACCGTAATCACCACCTCACCCTGGGAGACGCTCTGCGACTGGTAGTGGAGGATGACCACGGCGCGCGTGGCGGCCGTGTACTCCCAGGTGAAGGTCTTCAGGTCCGGCGTGTCCCAGGTGACTCCCGGCCCGTAGCCGAACGAGTCCGGGATGGGCTGCAGGCCCAGCATCTCCGGCTCCGGCCCCGAGGCGCCCACCTTCCGCTCGGGGTTGAGCGCCACGTAGTACACCAGGCCGACGAGCCCCAGCCCCAGCGCGATGAAGCCGCCGATGATGCCGCGGCGAACGTTGGTGCTCGCCTCGATCCAGAAGATCTTGATGCGGGCGACGAGGCCACCCGACTCGCGCTTGATGCGGGCACGCTCGGCGGCGGACAGGCCCGCCGCGGCCGCGGCTCCTCGCGCGGGCGCGGCTCGCTCCACCGCGGCGCTGGGAGGCGGGCGACGGGGAGCCGGAGGCGCGGACGGGCCCGCGCGCTCGATGGCGGCCCGGGGAGAGGCACCCGTGGCGGCACGCGCGGGGCGGACGGCGGGCATGCCCGCGGCGCGGGTGGCCGAGCGCTGCAGCTCACCCAGCTTCTCCGGCTCGGCATCGGCCCCTTCCGGCTTGAGCGCCTCGCCCTTGTTCTTCTGGCGCTTCTTCACCTGGTCCAGCGGGACGATACGCGTGCTGTTCTCTTCGGCCGGAGGCGCCGCGATGGCCGCGTCGGTGTTGGGCTCCTCGGCCATCTCGCTGGCCATCGCCATGAAGGCGAACACCACCGGACCCAGGGTGATCTGGTCCCCATCGTTGAGGGGCTGCGTCTTCACGGGAGTGCCGTTCACCTTGGTCCCGTTGGCGCTGCCCATGTCCTCGATGATGTAGCCGTCGCCCTCGCTGAAGATGC
Encoded proteins:
- the asnS gene encoding asparagine--tRNA ligase, encoding MQVLSVKKALAGSVPAGTKVEVRGWVRTRRDSKAGISFVNVSDGSVFDPIQVVAPNTLPNYEKEILHLTAGASVVCRGTLVQSQGKGQAFEVQADEVQVLGLVDDPDTYPIQPKQHTLEFLRDVAHLRVRTNTFGAITRVRHSAMQAIHRFFHEEGFFWVNTPIITASDAEGAGQMFRVSTLDAVNPPRTPEGKIDWHKDFFGKEAYLTVSGQLNVEAYCLAMSKVYTFGPTFRAENSNTTRHLAEFWMIEPEIAFANLNDDADLAERFLKYIFKAVLNECGPDLKFFEERVQKGVTERLEKFINSSFERIDYTAAVDILKKATRKWDYAPEWGNDLQTEHERYLTEEHVGRPVVVMNYPEKIKSFYMRLNEDGKTVAAMDVLAPGIGEIIGGSQREERLDVLDKRIAQFGLKPDHYQWYRDLRRYGTVPHAGFGLGFERLIVYICGLQNIRDAIPYPRVPGSAQF
- the acnA gene encoding aconitate hydratase AcnA: MTDSFGTKSQLKVGSATYDIFSLGKLAKANPAVNRLPISLKVLLENLLRHEDGRVVKREHIEKMLAWDPKAAPETEISFHPARVLLQDFTGVPAVVDMAAMREALASMGGDASKINPRNPADLVIDHSVQIDSFATTAAMQENAELEFSRNQERYAFLRWGSNAFKNFRVVPPDIGICHQVNLEYLGQVTFRQGNVAFPDTLVGTDSHTTMINGIGVVGWGVGGIEAEAALLGQPITMLIPQVVGFKLTGNLPAGATATDLVLTVTQMLRKKGVVGKFVEFYGSGLKSLTLPDRATIANMAPEYGATIGFFPVDEESLAYLRFTGRPDDVVALTEAYCKEQGLFLTAGAPEPVFSDTLELDLGTVVPSLAGPKRPQDRVPLKDMKGGYEKSLVEMLAAGKSKGEDDEGGGKAKAPAAAVPPERLQQTVTVSQGSESYKVGHGAVVIAAITSCTNTSNPAVLVGAGLLAKKAVERGLNSKPWVKTSLAPGSRVVTEYLKESGLLPYLEGVGFHVVGYGCTTCIGNSGPLPDPVANAVTEGDLVVAAVLSGNRNFEGRINPHVRMNYLASPPLVVAYALAGDVNRNLDTDPVGHDRNGKPVYLKDIWPTNEEIREVIRTAVKPEQFRQQYAHAMEGDTLWQKLQVSKGNTFQWDAKSTYVRKPPFFENLPKEPSAPKDISGAHVLALLGDSVTTDHISPAGNIAKNSPAAKYLMAEGVEPKDFNSYGARRGNHEVMVRGTFANIRLKNLLVPGVEGGVTVHIPTRERTTIYDASMKYQQEGTPLVVLAGAEYGTGSSRDWAAKGTQLLGVKAVIAKSFERIHRSNLVGMGVLPLQFEAGQDAQSLGLTGHEKFSITGIAENLAPQKTLTVKAEGENGTKEFKALCRIDTPNELDYYRHGGILQFVLRQLAKA
- a CDS encoding phospholipase D-like domain-containing protein, translated to MYEQGVGSERVGLARIEDRPAPAEERAEPSSGPVPDHGVVWSPSVPNRLLARYYLPRSHSVLQGNACRLLRDGVEAYPAMLEAIRGARRYVRLETYMFITDSVGELFGQALAEAAERGVHVKVLYDAVGSWTSRRGFFEALRQRGVDIRPFKPFSLNRGLRHLLQRDHRKILVVDGEVAFVGGVNISAHWAPVGQGGGWRDDVLRIEGPAVHELERRFLATWRMAFQQGVDRMRLRLQRRLRLRLRRPGPPRGGVCLSVLSSRRSIHRAYLHAIARARRSVLIAAAYFVPDRRMVAVLREAAQRGVEVHLLLNGRSDHPFLEHATRAFYERLLEAGVRIFEWQRGVLHAKTAVVDGVWGTIGSFNLERLSLAFNHEVNAVFADPRLGRSVEESFRNDCGSCREVNLTEFRRRPLWQKLLERVVYFFRKIL
- a CDS encoding FHA domain-containing protein, which translates into the protein MAFQLKIAEGKDAGKEFEFDQDSVLIGRTPECDVVLYDAGVSRKHCRIFSEGDGYIIEDMGSANGTKVNGTPVKTQPLNDGDQITLGPVVFAFMAMASEMAEEPNTDAAIAAPPAEENSTRIVPLDQVKKRQKNKGEALKPEGADAEPEKLGELQRSATRAAGMPAVRPARAATGASPRAAIERAGPSAPPAPRRPPPSAAVERAAPARGAAAAAGLSAAERARIKRESGGLVARIKIFWIEASTNVRRGIIGGFIALGLGLVGLVYYVALNPERKVGASGPEPEMLGLQPIPDSFGYGPGVTWDTPDLKTFTWEYTAATRAVVILHYQSQSVSQGEVVITVNGVDVGQVPPDTLASRDRALELMIPPNILKKGEVNRITFDNTKNPPGEDQWRLWNVWVEKALLPDLPPDQLISEARTAYMRGKQNFERADVGARNRYLAWKSFREAWLMLEAHPEPKPDLYFEARDRMKDAQQELDKTCSKLLLESEGYYNQRNFNGAKHTLDYIREYFPEFDQPCASLAEAKRYEWGM